The Globicephala melas chromosome X, mGloMel1.2, whole genome shotgun sequence genome window below encodes:
- the TSR2 gene encoding pre-rRNA-processing protein TSR2 homolog isoform X1 — MLRGRMMAGAAEDLRALFGVAVRAALEAWPALQIAVENGFGGVHSQEKAEWLGGAVEEYFFRNADLELDEVEDFLGELMTNEFDTVVEDGSLPQVSQQLQTMFHHFQRGDRAALKEMASLITQRKCKVRATVLTTARETDEDDDANSVEEMEVAATNDGAATDGVCPQPGPDSQTIKEEEIVEDGWTIVRRKK; from the exons ATGCTCCGCGGCCGGATGATGGCGGGCGCTGCTGAAGATTTGCGAGCGCTCTTCGGGGTTGCTGTCCGCGCGGCGCTGGAGGCCTGGCCCGCCTTGCAG ATCGCTGTGGAGAACGGCTTCGGGGGTGTGCACAGCCAGGAGAAGGCTGAGTGGCTGGGGGGTGCAGTGGAGGAGTACTTCTTCCGCAATG CTGACTTGGAGCTAGATGAGGTGGAGGACTTCCTCGGGGAGCTAATGACAAACGAGTTTGATACGGTTGTGGAGGATGGGAGTCTGCCCCAG GTGAGCCAGCAGCTACAGACCATGTTCCACCACTTCCAGAGGGGTGATAGGGCTGCTCTGAAGGAGATGGCCTCTCTCATCACCCAAAGAAAGTGCAAGGTCAGAGCCACCGTACTGACGACAGCCAGAGAgactgatgaggatgatgatgcaAACAGCGTGGAGGAGATGGAG GTCGCAGCTACGAATGATGGGGCAGCTACAGATGGGGTCTGCCCCCAGCCTGGTCCAGACTCCCAGACTATTAAGGAAGAGGAGATAGTGGAGGATGGCTGGACCATTGTCCGGAGAAAGAAATGA
- the TSR2 gene encoding pre-rRNA-processing protein TSR2 homolog isoform X2: MTNEFDTVVEDGSLPQVSQQLQTMFHHFQRGDRAALKEMASLITQRKCKVRATVLTTARETDEDDDANSVEEMEVAATNDGAATDGVCPQPGPDSQTIKEEEIVEDGWTIVRRKK, translated from the exons ATGACAAACGAGTTTGATACGGTTGTGGAGGATGGGAGTCTGCCCCAG GTGAGCCAGCAGCTACAGACCATGTTCCACCACTTCCAGAGGGGTGATAGGGCTGCTCTGAAGGAGATGGCCTCTCTCATCACCCAAAGAAAGTGCAAGGTCAGAGCCACCGTACTGACGACAGCCAGAGAgactgatgaggatgatgatgcaAACAGCGTGGAGGAGATGGAG GTCGCAGCTACGAATGATGGGGCAGCTACAGATGGGGTCTGCCCCCAGCCTGGTCCAGACTCCCAGACTATTAAGGAAGAGGAGATAGTGGAGGATGGCTGGACCATTGTCCGGAGAAAGAAATGA